A stretch of DNA from Cloacibacillus sp.:
CCCCACGGCGCATATAGGGATAGGCACGAGCATAACGCTTGGAGGCACCGTCAAGGCTCCGACCCACTACGACCTTCTGATGTGGAACCCGAAGATAGAGGTCGACGGCAGAGTGCTCGTCGACGGGGATAAAATTTATTTATAGATGCTGAAAAGGCATAATGCGCTGTTACATTTGCGTTATACAAAACATAAAACGGGGAGGTAATTAAAATGAAACGAGTAATTATGTTGTTGGCAGTGCTATTATTATCGCCTATTTTTCCCGGAGGATCATTTGCCGCCGAGGCTCCCTTCCACATAGGGATCGCCACGTTAACCGTCTCGCAGGCGGAAGACACTTACCGCGGGGCCGAACATATGGTAAAAAAATATGGGGACACCAGTGACGGCGGGATGATCAAACATATAACCATGCCGGATAATTTTATGCAGGAGATGGAGACGACGATATCACAGATTGCCGGTCTGGCGGATGATCCTAAGATAAAGGTAATTGTCGTTGGCGAGGCGGTCCCTGGAACTACAGAGGCGCTGCGCAGGGTCAAGGAAAAGAGAGACGACATAATCTGTCTTACCGGGTCTCCGCAGGAAGATCCCAACGTTATCTCTTCCGTGGCGGACTACAGCGTCGCGTCGGATAAAATCATAAGGGGATATCTGAATATATACGCGGCAAAAAAACTTGGCGCGAAAACCTTTGTAATTATCTCTTTTCCCAGGCACATGAGTTATGAGCTGCAGGCCCGACGCCGGGCCATTTTTGAAGAGGCGTGCAAGGATTTGGGATTAAAATATGTCTTTGAAACGGCGCCCGACCCGGTAAGCGATGTCGGCGTCGCGGGAGCGCAGCAGTTTATCCTCGAAAAACTTCCGTCATGGATAAATAAATATGGAAAAGAGACCGCTTTTTTCTGTACAAACGACGCGCAGACAGAGCCGCTTCTCAGGCAGGTGGCGAAATATGGCGGAATATTTATCGAGCCGGATCTGCCCTCTCCGCTTATGGGGTATCCCGGAGCCCTGGGTATAGACCTTAAAAATGAAGCTGGAGATTGGCCCGCGATCATGAAAAAAGTTGAGGCCGCCGTTATCGCGGCTGGCGGAAAGGGACGGATGGAAACTTGCGCATACTCTCAAAGCTGGGCGACGGTCTGCGCGCTGACTGAATACGGAAAACGCATCGTCGAAAAGAAGGCGACGCTTGGCAAATCTAAAGACCTGCTGGAATGCTACGCCTCGTATACTCCCGGAGCCGAATGGTTCATAAGGCCGTATACGGAGCTTGGAACAGGCGTAACCAATAGAAAATACCAGCTCATCTATCAGGATACATATATTTTTGGCAAAGGTTATCTTAAACTTACGGATGTGAAGGTTCCGGAGAAATATTTTAATCTAAAGAATAAGTAGGATTTTAACTTTAAATATGTCTGCCGGCTAATTGATCTAGTATTTTAAAAATTAGCTGGCAGAAAATATATTTTATGGAACTCCGCTGAGGATGTGTTGTCGATGGATTTTAGGGAAAAATTAAGCGCACTCCGTAAAAAAATGGCTAATGACAATGTCGGGGCATTAATAATATCTTCAGCCGATCCCCATCAGAGTCCCTCTGTGTGTGCGCACTGGAAGGCCGTACAGTGGCTTACAGGTTTTACGGGTAGTTTGTCCACATGTATAGTGTCGCGCCAGTCGGTGGCGATGTGGACTGACGGCCGCTACCTTTTGCAGGCTCAGAGAGAATTGAATGACAAAGATATAGAAATTTATATTTCGTCAGATGCGGAAGCTCCCAGTCATGCCGAGTGGATACGCGAACATATTGGGCGTGAAGAAAAAATCGCAATAGATAAAAAGCTGTTTTCAGTAGAGGAGTACCGTTCTATTAAAAGAAATCTGGGGCCGGGTTTCATAGTAGAGGATAGGAGCGGGTATGTTGACGAAACTTGGCAGCCGCGCCCCCTAATATCGTCCGAACGGCTGTTTGAACTTGACGTGTCATTTGCCGGAGCGTCACGGGTGGAAAAAATCAATATTATCCGCGGCCGGATGAAGAAAAAAGGCGCGGAGCAATATCTTGCCGCCTCTCTTGACGCGGTGGCATGGCTTACAAACCTGCGAGGTCATGATAATCCGATATACCCGCTGTTTCACTCGTATCTGTTTATCACGGGAAAAATTGCTGTTTTATATACGAATCTCTCTAAAATTGATGATATCACCGCGGAAGGGTTAAGAAAAGATAATATTTTACTGCGCGAGACTTCAGATATATTTAACTTCCTGCCCAATGAGACGGCCGGTAAATCCATCTATTTGGACCCGTATAAGATTTCTGTCAGCCTGTTTGAGTCATTATCTCCGTCTGCGTCTGTTATAGAGGGAATAGATCTGATTACCCATGTTAAATCTATGAAAAATGAAATTGAGCAGAAAAATATCCGCATGAGTAATATAAAAGAGTGTGTGGCGCTCTGCAGGCTCATAAAATCTGTCAAAGAGAATGTAAAAAAAGAGATTTTCCTTGATGAGTATATGATTGGCCAGAAGGTAAATGAATTTCGTAAGATTGAGCCTACATTTTTACAACCGGCGAATATTCCGATAGTAGCCGTGGGAGAGAATGCGGCTTTGCCGCACTATAAGCCGAAGAAAGAAAAAAGCTCCAGGCTGGAGGCAAAAGGGTTTCTTTTATTTGATCTGTGCGCTCACTATCTTACGGGAAGTACGGATATAACGCGGACAATTCAGATAGGCTGTTTAAGCGATGAGATGCAGAGAGACTATACGCTTGTCCTTAAGGCCCACATCGCTCTTGCGATGCTGACTTTTCCGTATGGAACGACCGGTTTTGTGATTGATGGCATCGTTAAATCCAGCCAATGGCGCAATCACATGAATTATGATACAGGAACGGGGCATGGAATAGGTTTTTGTCTTGATATACATGAAGGTCCATGCAAAATAGTAAACGAGTTCACGCCGTTTTTCCCTTACGCGATGACAACGCCGCTTGATGTGGGGATGTTGTTTTCAAATGAACCCGGAGTATATAAAAAAGGCAGGTTCGGAGTCCGTCTGGAGAATGATATTCTTGTTCAAGAAGATTGCATAAACGAATTTGGCCGTTTCTTGAAGTTTGAAACGCTGACCTATTGTCCCTTCGAGCTGGGGGCGATAAAAAAGGAGCTGCTTTCCGTTGAAGAGCTTGAGTGGCTGAATAAATATCATGAAAAAACCTACGAAGCTCTTTCTCCATACCTGAATGAAAAAGAGAAAACATGGCTTTGGTATGAAACGAGGAAGCTGTAAGCTGCCTGCGTTTTTACAATAGGAACAATCAATTTCTAAGCGCCGTAGAGTAGCCGCAGTCTCTATGGCGCTTATTCTAAACATGACGCGGCCCCTCTCGTTAGGATAATTCTCTTTTACGCAAATATCTTACGGGGGGTATCGTTATCAGTATCCCCCGCGCCGGTCATCTCCGCGAGTTTTTCATAGAAGCGCCGGTCGTCTTTCGCGGTGCGTTTGGCCGGTCCCTTGGTCCGGCCGCCGGCGCGGCGGTATTTGGCTTTGAGCTCGCGTTCTTCGAGGCTGGATTCCATGCGCTCCTGGAGATATTCGAAACCTGTCGGCCCGAGGGCGCGCGCCCCCTTCGCGAGCACCATCGCCGCGAGGCCGATGTCCTGTGTCACGACGATGTCGCCGGCGCGCGCGAGATTTATTATTTTCAGATCGGCCTCCTGCGGGTCGCCGCCCACGGTGATGTGATGCTCCGAGACGATCTCGTGGTTGAAATTCGCGACCGTCACAAGCTCCACCCCGGCCGCGCGGGCGAGCTTTGCCGCGGCCTCGAATGCGCCGCGCGGGCAGGCGTCGGCGTCAATGATTATCCGCACAGCCGCAGAGGCGAAGTTTAATTTCGCAGATCATCTGTTTGCCGTACCGTTTATCTCACTTCATACAGCCGCAGATCTCGGTGTTGTCACCCGAAGCCGGCTCGGCCTTGATCTCGGTTATCTTTATACGTCCCTCGCGGTGGAGCGTGAGGGCGAGTGAAATGATCGTCGCCGGCGTGACGCCGATGTCCCGCGCCAGTTCATCGGGATAGAGGGCGCCCTCTTTTTCTACGGAGCTGATGATCGTGTCGCTCAGACAGGCCACCCACTGGGAGAAGAGCTGCTGCATCTCGGGGGTGTTTGAGGCCGCGAGCTGGCTTATCCTCACGACCGAATCGAATATGCGCGCCGAAACAAGTTCCAGCGACTTTACAAGTTGTCTCATATCCTGGTCTTCAAGATTTTTTATATCGATATTCATAGAAATTACCTCCTTGATGGTATGTCTTTCATGCCACTGTGAATTATAATATAAATTAGCACTTTTGAGAGAAGGGATGGAATCACAATGTCCGTTATCACGATAGATGATGAAAAAATCGGCGTATTATCCGACACACACGGAAGTTTCCCCGCTTGGCGGAAGGCGCTCGCGCTCTTCGGCCCGGAGGTGAAGACGATCCTGCACGCCGGCGACGTGCTCTATCACGGCCCGCGCAACAGCGTCCCCGGAGGTTACACACCCGCGGATCTCTTTGAGGCGATAAACGGTTTTCAGCACGGGGGCGGCAGGGTGCTGATCGCCGAGGGAAACTGCGACGCCGCCGTCGACCGCATGGTGCTCGAACCGGAGATGGAGAAGTGCGTCTCTCTGGTATGGCGCGGCAAAAAGATCCTCATGATGCACGGTGACAACTTCTCACTGCTGCGCGAGATGGCGCGCTACAATAAGGTGGATCTTGCAATATCCGGCCACACGCATATCGGCTCGCTCGTGCGCGAGGGGGGAGTGATCTTCCTCAACCCCGGCTCGACGACGATACCGAAGGGGCGGGACCCGGAGAGCGCCGCGATTCTTGACGGCGAGGGCATCAGGATAATGACTCTCGACGGAAGGGAACTTCACTTTGAAAAATGGTAAGAGCGGGGTGCCGCCGGTATTCAGACCACGCAGGTTCTGGACCTCGGTGCTCTGGCTCGTATTTCTCGCGGCGGGGGCCGCGTTCAGCTGTATATTCGGCGTATTCGCCTTTTTTACGGCGGTGCTGGTCGCCGTCTTCATCGGACTGAACGAGTTTGGCCGCTGGCCCTATAAGACGAACCTTGTTATCTGCGCCGGGACCGCCGTGGTGGTCGCGGTGGCGGGGATATTTACCTGGATGGAGATTACATCGCTCTTTGTGCTGTTTTTTACGATGAGCGCCTATATGTTCTATTTCAGAGACCGCACGAGCCGCCTGATACCGGCGCTTGAGACCTTCGCCGCCTCTCTCGCGAAGGCTCCCGATTTTGATTCGATAATTGAAAACGCCTGGCGCGGCATGCAGGAGATGGCTCCCGCCGCCGCCGTCTTCGTTATCCTTGCCGATATCGAAGGCTGTCTTTACATACCGGACCATTTTGGCCAGCCGGGGCGCGCTTTGAAGAGAAACGGCGGCACTCCCTGGAAGGTATTCACCTCGGGACGTCCGATAAATATTCCGCGCGTCTCGACAGGGCGGGATCAGCCGCTGGACAGGGACGCGCTCTCGCTGATCTCCGTGCCGATCACCGCGCGGGCGGAGAAGCTCGGCGTGCTCCAGCTGGAGGCCGGTACTGCGGGAGCCTTCAGCGAGGAGGATGTGGCGAAGCTTTCGCTTGCGGCGATGATCATCGGCCAGGAGCTGTATATGTTCGAGGCTTCGGAGGTCGTTGAAGAGGAGGACGGCGTCGATGATCCTGATTGATATGCACGTGCACAGCCGCTTTTCCGACGGTACCTTCACGCCGGAGGAGCTCGCGGCGGCGGCGCGGCGGCGCGGACTTTCGCTGCTGGCGCTGACAGACCATGATACGACCGCCGGGCTTGCTCCCTTTATGAGGGCCTGCGTCAAAGACGGGGTCAAGGGGCTCTGCGGGATCGAACTTTCGGCGGAGGCTCCCTTTACGCTTCATATATTGGGCTACCGGATATCGCCGGGAGCGGGCAGGCTGGAGGAGCGGCTGGGCTATATCCGCGAAAGGCGCGACGCGCGCAACCTTCTGATCTGCGAAAAGCTGCGCGCGCTCGGGCTGGACGTCGCCATAGACGAAGCGCGCGAGATATCGGGCGGCGAGGTGGTCGCCCGTCCGCACATCGCGCGGCTCCTGATAAATAAGGGCTACGCGGGCAGTGTCACGGAGGCCTTCACAAAATATCTCGCGCGGGGGGCCGCGGCCTATGTGGCGCGCGAGAGGCTCTCCGCGGAGGAGTGTATCTCGCTCATCCGCGAGGCGGGCGGCGTGGCGGTACTGGCGCATCCTTTTCAGTGCCGGCTTGACGACGAAGGGCTGGAGGCGCTGCTTTCCAGGCTCAAGGGGGCCGGGCTGTGGGGGATGGAGGCCATCTACGGCGCAAACTCGCCGGAGACGACCTACCGCCATCTGAAGATGGCGGGGAAGTTTGGCCTCTACGCGACCGCCGGTTCGGATTTTCACGGAGGCAACAGCCCCGGGACGGAGCTCGGCATGCCGGTCTGCGAAGATCTTCTTCCGTGGGCCAGGCTGGGTATAAGATAGAACAAGAGGATTCTCTGGATAAATACCGCAGGAGGTAAAAGGAAATGTATCATAAAATAATGGATTTCAGAAGCGATACAGTCACCAGGCCGTCGGAGGAGATGCGCCGCGTCATCGCGGCCGCCGAGGTGGGAGACGACATATACGGCGACGACCCTTCGTCAAACGCGCTCTGCAAATATGCCGCGGAGATAACGGGTAAAGAGGCGGCGATCTTTGCCTGTTCGGGAACGATGGGCAACCTTCTCGCCTTTACGACGGCCGGACGCCACGGAGAGAGCCTGCTGGCTGGCAAGCGCTCCCATGTGTGGTGCGCCGAGGTCGGCGGCTTTTCCTCTGTCGCCGGGCTCTGTCCCTATCCGCTGGTTGACGACGAGGGCGTTCCCGATCCCGCGGAGCTCGCCGTAGCGAGCAGAGCCGACAACGACGTCCATCACCCAGATACGACGATACTCGCGCTTGAAAACACCCATAATTACACGGGCGGCATCGCGGTGCCGCCGGACCGCTTCGCGCAGACCGCGCGCGAGGGACGCCGCCTCGGCTTCCACGTCCATCTTGACGGCGCGCGTATCTTCAACGCCGCTGTCCGCCACGGCGTCGACGTGAGAAGGTACACCGACGAGGTGGATTCTGTGCAGTTCTGCCTCTCCAAGGGGCTTGGCGCGCCGCTCGGCTCGATGCTCTGCGGTTCGCATGAACTGATCGAGGGGGCGAAGAAGTGGCGCAAACGCCTCGGCGGCGCGCAGCGGCAGGTAGGGATCGCGGCTGCCGCGGGGCTTTACGCGCTGAAAAATAACGTGGCGCGCCTCGCAGAGGATCACGCCAACGCCGCGCTGCTCGTCGATCTGCTCAAAAGGGGCGGCGTAGAGGTGGAAGAGCGTCCCAATATGACGAATATGGTATTTTTCCCCCTCAAAGAGGGGCAGGTCGGCGACGCGGAATTTGAGGCGAGATGTCTTGAAAAGGGGCTGCTGGCGCACATGATCTCGCCGCGCCGCGCGCGCTTTGTGACGCATCTCGACGTTGACCGCGAGGATGTGGAGCGCGCCGCCGCGATAATCCTGGAGGTCCTTTCGGCGTGATAAAATTTCTACCCCACAATGAAATAGAGGCGCTTGCCGCCCACATGCTCGATCTCGCCTCGCGAAAGGGCGCCTGGGGCGCGGACCTTCTCTACAGCGAGGGCGGCGGCAGCGGGCTGACGCTCAAGGACGGTGAAACGGAGGAGTGTGTCTCCGGCTCCTCCGCCGGCATCGGCATCAGGACGATAATGTCCGACGGACGGCAGGGTATCGCCTACGGCAGCCGGCTCGACAGGGACTCCGTGGATTCGCTCGTCGAGTGGAGTCTCCACAACGCGCTGGCCTCGGAGCCGGAGGAGGGCATCACCCTCTACGACGGGCCGCTGGTGCGCTGCGAGGAGCTTGAGGCGGAGGACGGGCGGATACGAGAGATCACCGCCGCCGACCGCATGAAATATTGTCTTGAAATGACACGGGAGGCGAGGTCGCTCGACAGCCGCGTCGTCTCGGTCCGTTCCGCCTCCTGGCGTGACGGCTGGGGAGCCTCCTTTTTCGCGACGACGAAGGGACTTTCGGGCTGGGAAGAGGGCTCAAGCGCCAACTGCGGCGTTATGGTGCTCGCGCAGTCCGGTGAGTTTACCGAGATGGGCGGTTATGGAATGGAGGCGCTGTGCCTGGACGAGCTGGACATCCAAAAGAGCGCGCGTACGGCGGTGGAACAGACCGTTGCCTCGCTGGGCGGCACGCA
This window harbors:
- a CDS encoding TldD/PmbA family protein gives rise to the protein MIKFLPHNEIEALAAHMLDLASRKGAWGADLLYSEGGGSGLTLKDGETEECVSGSSAGIGIRTIMSDGRQGIAYGSRLDRDSVDSLVEWSLHNALASEPEEGITLYDGPLVRCEELEAEDGRIREITAADRMKYCLEMTREARSLDSRVVSVRSASWRDGWGASFFATTKGLSGWEEGSSANCGVMVLAQSGEFTEMGGYGMEALCLDELDIQKSARTAVEQTVASLGGTQLDTESYTIMIEPETAAALVDVIGGLFCASDVHRGRSMMKGRLGELVASPCLNLTDNGRIPWKPGSSSWDSEGVPTGRTELIKNGEANAFLYNLQYAIKDGVSSTGNCSRGMSSLPDVGTTNLILEAGTESPEALRSRIASGMYVTEFMGLHTIDPISGDFSIGAKGHRIENGEITTPVSGVTMASNLLEFMKNISAAASDLKYSGSVAAPTLVVDNVVIAGK
- a CDS encoding DUF3798 domain-containing protein, which codes for MKRVIMLLAVLLLSPIFPGGSFAAEAPFHIGIATLTVSQAEDTYRGAEHMVKKYGDTSDGGMIKHITMPDNFMQEMETTISQIAGLADDPKIKVIVVGEAVPGTTEALRRVKEKRDDIICLTGSPQEDPNVISSVADYSVASDKIIRGYLNIYAAKKLGAKTFVIISFPRHMSYELQARRRAIFEEACKDLGLKYVFETAPDPVSDVGVAGAQQFILEKLPSWINKYGKETAFFCTNDAQTEPLLRQVAKYGGIFIEPDLPSPLMGYPGALGIDLKNEAGDWPAIMKKVEAAVIAAGGKGRMETCAYSQSWATVCALTEYGKRIVEKKATLGKSKDLLECYASYTPGAEWFIRPYTELGTGVTNRKYQLIYQDTYIFGKGYLKLTDVKVPEKYFNLKNK
- a CDS encoding GntG family PLP-dependent aldolase → MYHKIMDFRSDTVTRPSEEMRRVIAAAEVGDDIYGDDPSSNALCKYAAEITGKEAAIFACSGTMGNLLAFTTAGRHGESLLAGKRSHVWCAEVGGFSSVAGLCPYPLVDDEGVPDPAELAVASRADNDVHHPDTTILALENTHNYTGGIAVPPDRFAQTAREGRRLGFHVHLDGARIFNAAVRHGVDVRRYTDEVDSVQFCLSKGLGAPLGSMLCGSHELIEGAKKWRKRLGGAQRQVGIAAAAGLYALKNNVARLAEDHANAALLVDLLKRGGVEVEERPNMTNMVFFPLKEGQVGDAEFEARCLEKGLLAHMISPRRARFVTHLDVDREDVERAAAIILEVLSA
- the yfcE gene encoding phosphodiesterase, with protein sequence MSVITIDDEKIGVLSDTHGSFPAWRKALALFGPEVKTILHAGDVLYHGPRNSVPGGYTPADLFEAINGFQHGGGRVLIAEGNCDAAVDRMVLEPEMEKCVSLVWRGKKILMMHGDNFSLLREMARYNKVDLAISGHTHIGSLVREGGVIFLNPGSTTIPKGRDPESAAILDGEGIRIMTLDGRELHFEKW
- a CDS encoding GAF domain-containing protein, translating into MKNGKSGVPPVFRPRRFWTSVLWLVFLAAGAAFSCIFGVFAFFTAVLVAVFIGLNEFGRWPYKTNLVICAGTAVVVAVAGIFTWMEITSLFVLFFTMSAYMFYFRDRTSRLIPALETFAASLAKAPDFDSIIENAWRGMQEMAPAAAVFVILADIEGCLYIPDHFGQPGRALKRNGGTPWKVFTSGRPINIPRVSTGRDQPLDRDALSLISVPITARAEKLGVLQLEAGTAGAFSEEDVAKLSLAAMIIGQELYMFEASEVVEEEDGVDDPD
- a CDS encoding PHP domain-containing protein, with the protein product MILIDMHVHSRFSDGTFTPEELAAAARRRGLSLLALTDHDTTAGLAPFMRACVKDGVKGLCGIELSAEAPFTLHILGYRISPGAGRLEERLGYIRERRDARNLLICEKLRALGLDVAIDEAREISGGEVVARPHIARLLINKGYAGSVTEAFTKYLARGAAAYVARERLSAEECISLIREAGGVAVLAHPFQCRLDDEGLEALLSRLKGAGLWGMEAIYGANSPETTYRHLKMAGKFGLYATAGSDFHGGNSPGTELGMPVCEDLLPWARLGIR
- a CDS encoding aminopeptidase P family N-terminal domain-containing protein; translation: MDFREKLSALRKKMANDNVGALIISSADPHQSPSVCAHWKAVQWLTGFTGSLSTCIVSRQSVAMWTDGRYLLQAQRELNDKDIEIYISSDAEAPSHAEWIREHIGREEKIAIDKKLFSVEEYRSIKRNLGPGFIVEDRSGYVDETWQPRPLISSERLFELDVSFAGASRVEKINIIRGRMKKKGAEQYLAASLDAVAWLTNLRGHDNPIYPLFHSYLFITGKIAVLYTNLSKIDDITAEGLRKDNILLRETSDIFNFLPNETAGKSIYLDPYKISVSLFESLSPSASVIEGIDLITHVKSMKNEIEQKNIRMSNIKECVALCRLIKSVKENVKKEIFLDEYMIGQKVNEFRKIEPTFLQPANIPIVAVGENAALPHYKPKKEKSSRLEAKGFLLFDLCAHYLTGSTDITRTIQIGCLSDEMQRDYTLVLKAHIALAMLTFPYGTTGFVIDGIVKSSQWRNHMNYDTGTGHGIGFCLDIHEGPCKIVNEFTPFFPYAMTTPLDVGMLFSNEPGVYKKGRFGVRLENDILVQEDCINEFGRFLKFETLTYCPFELGAIKKELLSVEELEWLNKYHEKTYEALSPYLNEKEKTWLWYETRKL
- a CDS encoding DUF188 domain-containing protein encodes the protein MRIIIDADACPRGAFEAAAKLARAAGVELVTVANFNHEIVSEHHITVGGDPQEADLKIINLARAGDIVVTQDIGLAAMVLAKGARALGPTGFEYLQERMESSLEERELKAKYRRAGGRTKGPAKRTAKDDRRFYEKLAEMTGAGDTDNDTPRKIFA